One stretch of Lysobacter sp. KIS68-7 DNA includes these proteins:
- a CDS encoding FG-GAP-like repeat-containing protein, producing the protein MESKEQGASRLAVFGRAFCASMFAGALALSSSLVVPAQAAPLNFRLIAGGVTGDGGQAANASFIGLGDLVLDPAGNLYVSEFAGNRIRKIAPDGTITTIVGGAGVGFSGDGGPASAARISGPMGLVRDASGNLYFSDSRNHRVRRIDGAGTITTIAGGGEQVSGTGPATSAKLYEPSGLAFDAAGDLYFADASDYRVRKIAMESGTISVFAGDGGIGYVGDGGPATSARFNRPLGIDFDAAGNLYVADLVNSAVRKIATDGTISTIMTWDFMQPSNVAVGPDGAVYTDDYNSCLVMKWKDGVTTTVTGDGTCEEKGDGGMASLASSGSVDGMVFDASGALYLADADFSRIRRISADGFISTFAGRKRTFTDGTPALDVPLTWGLGVATSATGNVAIADSMWERRVVEVSASGTAKLRAGNGTLSTSCSLPCAAKDFSLYQPWGVAYAPNGTLHVGDRVLNQVYAVDANGTMRVVAGYRGSVGGGEGAPATSVKIDPYGIAFDPSGNLFIADYLNNRIRKVDAAGAMTTVATSYHPMSLTTDVAGNVYYYEKDSLIIYKLAPNGSVTHVVGNGGLSQDESEGQNAVNTYIPDGYGLAVHHGEVFFSVSGRVRKLGRDGLVHTVEGFSDYARGLAIGWNALIVNGQNGRVTRAALSRPVHDFEGDGRGDLFWRNGTTGANALWKGGSAATQQAVTSVTDKAWKLVGSGDFDGDSRTDLFWRNTNTGANAIWRGAISTQQISTVGVTDQAWKVVAVGDFDGDGRSDLFWRNTTTGANTIWRSASNATQTTTTGVTNLSWQVVGAGDFDGDGRDDVLWRNAADGSGTIWKSGNGATQQGITRITDMRWKTVGIGDFDADGRADIAWRNSVTGANTIWKAGNSATLQTVVGVTQAGWQIQRVGDFDGDGRADLFWRNTTNGANTIWRAANNLTQTAVSGVTDLAWTVLPTESQP; encoded by the coding sequence ATGGAAAGCAAGGAGCAGGGCGCATCGCGCCTGGCGGTGTTCGGTCGCGCGTTCTGCGCATCGATGTTTGCGGGCGCCCTGGCGCTCTCCTCGAGTCTCGTGGTCCCGGCGCAAGCCGCGCCATTGAATTTTCGCCTGATCGCGGGCGGTGTCACCGGCGATGGTGGGCAGGCGGCCAACGCCAGCTTCATCGGCCTCGGCGACCTGGTCTTGGATCCGGCCGGCAATCTTTACGTCAGCGAGTTCGCCGGCAACCGCATCCGAAAGATCGCGCCGGACGGCACGATCACGACGATCGTCGGCGGCGCGGGCGTCGGCTTCAGCGGCGACGGTGGCCCGGCGTCCGCGGCGCGTATCAGCGGCCCGATGGGCCTCGTGCGCGATGCCTCCGGCAATCTGTATTTCTCCGACTCGCGCAATCATCGCGTGCGTCGCATCGACGGCGCCGGCACGATCACGACCATCGCCGGTGGTGGTGAACAGGTCTCGGGGACCGGCCCCGCGACCAGCGCAAAGTTGTACGAACCCAGCGGCCTCGCGTTCGATGCGGCCGGTGACTTGTACTTCGCCGACGCGAGCGACTACCGCGTTCGCAAGATCGCGATGGAGAGCGGCACGATCAGCGTGTTCGCAGGCGATGGCGGTATCGGCTACGTCGGCGACGGTGGCCCGGCGACTTCCGCGCGATTCAATCGCCCGCTCGGCATCGACTTCGACGCCGCCGGCAATCTCTACGTCGCCGACCTGGTCAACAGCGCGGTCCGCAAGATCGCCACCGACGGCACGATCTCGACGATCATGACCTGGGACTTCATGCAGCCGTCCAACGTCGCCGTCGGGCCGGATGGCGCGGTGTACACGGACGACTACAACAGTTGCCTGGTGATGAAGTGGAAGGACGGCGTGACCACCACGGTCACCGGCGACGGCACCTGCGAGGAGAAGGGCGACGGCGGCATGGCGTCGCTGGCGAGCAGCGGTTCGGTCGACGGCATGGTCTTCGACGCGTCGGGCGCCCTGTATCTCGCCGATGCCGATTTCTCCCGCATCCGTCGCATTTCGGCCGACGGTTTCATCTCCACCTTCGCCGGCCGCAAGCGCACGTTCACGGACGGCACGCCTGCGCTCGACGTTCCGCTGACCTGGGGCCTGGGCGTTGCGACGTCCGCCACCGGCAATGTCGCGATCGCCGACTCGATGTGGGAGCGGCGCGTGGTTGAAGTGTCCGCGTCGGGCACGGCGAAACTGCGCGCGGGCAACGGCACGCTGTCCACGAGCTGCAGCCTGCCTTGCGCCGCCAAGGACTTCAGCCTTTACCAGCCGTGGGGCGTTGCCTATGCGCCGAACGGCACGCTGCACGTCGGCGACCGTGTCCTCAACCAGGTGTATGCCGTGGACGCGAACGGCACGATGCGCGTCGTCGCCGGCTATCGCGGCTCGGTCGGCGGTGGCGAAGGCGCGCCGGCGACGTCGGTGAAGATCGATCCGTACGGCATCGCGTTCGATCCGTCGGGCAATCTGTTCATCGCCGACTACCTCAACAACCGCATCCGCAAGGTCGATGCCGCCGGCGCGATGACGACCGTCGCCACGTCCTACCACCCGATGTCGCTGACCACGGACGTCGCGGGCAACGTGTACTACTACGAGAAGGACTCGCTGATCATCTACAAGCTCGCACCGAACGGTTCGGTGACCCACGTCGTCGGCAACGGCGGCCTGAGCCAGGACGAGTCCGAAGGACAGAACGCGGTCAACACCTACATTCCCGACGGTTATGGCTTGGCGGTGCATCACGGCGAGGTGTTCTTCTCCGTCAGTGGCCGCGTACGCAAGCTCGGGCGCGATGGCCTGGTGCACACGGTCGAGGGTTTCAGCGATTACGCCCGTGGGCTGGCAATCGGCTGGAACGCGCTCATCGTGAACGGGCAGAACGGCCGCGTGACGCGCGCCGCGCTCTCCCGCCCGGTGCACGACTTCGAAGGCGACGGCCGCGGCGACCTGTTCTGGCGCAACGGCACCACCGGCGCGAACGCCCTGTGGAAGGGCGGCAGCGCGGCGACGCAGCAGGCGGTGACGAGCGTGACCGACAAGGCGTGGAAGCTCGTCGGCTCCGGCGACTTCGACGGCGACAGCCGCACCGACTTGTTCTGGCGCAACACCAACACCGGCGCGAATGCCATCTGGCGGGGGGCGATCAGCACGCAGCAGATCAGCACCGTGGGCGTCACCGACCAGGCATGGAAGGTCGTGGCCGTCGGCGACTTCGACGGTGACGGCCGCAGCGACCTGTTCTGGCGCAACACCACCACCGGGGCGAACACGATCTGGCGCTCGGCCAGCAATGCGACGCAGACCACGACGACAGGCGTGACCAACCTCTCCTGGCAGGTCGTCGGTGCGGGCGACTTCGACGGCGATGGCCGCGACGACGTGCTGTGGCGCAACGCCGCCGATGGCAGCGGCACGATCTGGAAGTCGGGCAACGGTGCCACGCAGCAGGGCATCACGCGCATCACAGACATGCGATGGAAGACCGTGGGCATCGGCGATTTCGACGCCGACGGCCGCGCCGACATCGCGTGGCGCAATTCGGTGACCGGGGCGAACACGATCTGGAAGGCGGGCAATTCCGCGACGTTGCAGACGGTGGTGGGCGTGACGCAGGCAGGTTGGCAGATCCAGCGCGTGGGCGACTTCGACGGCGACGGTCGCGCGGACCTGTTCTGGCGCAACACCACGAACGGTGCGAACACCATCTGGCGTGCGGCCAACAACCTGACGCAGACGGCGGTGAGCGGCGTGACAGACCTTGCGTGGACCGTGTTGCCCACCGAAAGCCAGCCCTGA
- a CDS encoding FG-GAP-like repeat-containing protein, which translates to MKITNGGRMAATLKCAATLGLVVGVASIASAGASLAPLSIDYTVIAGNAASGDGGPATLANLHGVHDVAFDAAGNLYFSQSFGNRIRKVSTDGTITTIVGGPLGFGGDGGPASQALIKEPMGLRFDADGNLFFADTGNHRIRRIATDGTITTVVGSGSAQPTGEGVIATDAGLAYPYDIAFDAAGQLFISDASAHRIVVVSGGVTWTYAGDGSRGFYGDGGGAMSAQLNTPEGIDVDAAGNLYIADTGNNRIRKVSTGRTISTVKFAADLAPYDVRVMPSGDLLYTQTGECSLRRFAPDGSSDTLVAGASGDCEFHGDGGAAASAGTSEVEGIAVGPDGNVYFAEPAHQRVRRVDSNDGTISTVAGNGATVVDDSVALTARLTTGRHIAVNAKNEIALVDDWFAKRVMRIGTDGRIRTLAGNGRRASNCTSDPCNGTDFALIDPWGVAWAGNGTDVFVSDRTKDRIYRLVNGKVQDFAGERASETPMGSNGDYGPASKAVMDPYGITTDSLGLGMFVADYGNHRLRYIDVYGDITTVAGNGASGFSGDGGPSAFAQLSYPNSVAVDLEGITYVSDVGNRRIRRIDLDGIITTFAGNGSSVQSGDGGPATQAGLGVVRYIAVDKTGLYVVADGTLRRIAPNGMIHTFGNIPENLQGIAIRNGTLYAASRSGRVLKISLVPFQRNNQDFDGDGRADLFWRNTTTGQNTLWKSGNAATQQAMLGVTNQAWKVVGIGDFNGDGRADLAWRNTTDGQNTIWLSGNSATQRGMARVADQGWTVMGVGDFNKDGRDDLFWRNTRTGQNCLWYSGDAKTQVMAAGNADLAWRVAGTGDVDGDRADDVVWHNTATGENIIWRSGTTAKVQGMLGVTNLAWDITAVGDVDNDGKADVVWRNTSTGQGTIWLAAHTDTQRGLPAVTDRNWKVVRVADFDGDGRADLFWRNVRTGQDVVWRSANGSTTTPTSAVTNLAWTIMPARP; encoded by the coding sequence ATGAAGATCACGAACGGCGGCCGCATGGCCGCCACGCTGAAGTGCGCAGCAACGCTGGGCCTGGTCGTCGGCGTTGCGAGCATCGCTTCGGCCGGTGCGTCGCTTGCGCCGCTGTCGATCGACTACACCGTGATCGCGGGCAACGCCGCGTCCGGCGACGGCGGCCCCGCCACGCTGGCGAACCTGCACGGCGTGCACGACGTGGCCTTCGACGCCGCGGGCAACCTGTATTTCTCGCAATCCTTCGGCAACCGCATCCGCAAGGTGTCCACCGATGGCACGATCACCACGATCGTGGGCGGTCCGCTCGGATTCGGCGGCGATGGGGGGCCCGCCTCGCAGGCCCTGATCAAGGAACCGATGGGCCTGCGCTTCGACGCGGATGGCAATCTGTTCTTCGCCGACACCGGCAACCACCGCATTCGTCGCATCGCAACCGACGGCACGATCACCACGGTCGTGGGCAGCGGCAGCGCACAGCCGACGGGCGAGGGCGTGATTGCGACCGATGCGGGCCTCGCGTATCCCTACGACATCGCGTTCGATGCAGCCGGCCAGTTGTTCATCAGCGACGCGTCTGCGCATCGCATCGTGGTCGTCAGCGGGGGCGTGACCTGGACCTACGCCGGCGACGGCTCCCGCGGCTTCTACGGCGACGGCGGCGGTGCCATGTCTGCGCAGCTCAACACGCCCGAAGGCATCGACGTGGATGCCGCCGGCAACCTGTACATCGCGGACACGGGCAACAACCGGATCCGCAAGGTGTCCACCGGCCGCACGATCAGCACGGTCAAGTTCGCGGCCGACCTGGCGCCTTACGACGTGCGGGTGATGCCGTCCGGCGACCTGCTCTACACGCAGACCGGTGAGTGCTCGCTGCGGCGCTTCGCACCCGATGGGTCTTCCGACACGCTCGTCGCCGGCGCGTCCGGGGACTGCGAATTCCACGGCGACGGCGGCGCTGCCGCCAGCGCAGGCACGAGCGAGGTCGAGGGCATCGCCGTCGGCCCCGATGGCAACGTGTACTTCGCCGAACCCGCGCACCAGCGCGTGCGCCGCGTGGATTCAAACGACGGCACGATCTCGACCGTCGCCGGCAACGGCGCCACCGTCGTCGACGACAGCGTGGCCCTCACCGCACGCCTCACCACAGGCCGCCACATCGCGGTGAATGCGAAGAACGAAATCGCGCTCGTCGACGATTGGTTCGCCAAGCGCGTCATGCGCATCGGCACCGATGGCAGGATCCGCACGCTCGCGGGCAACGGCCGCCGCGCTTCCAACTGCACTAGCGATCCTTGCAACGGCACCGACTTCGCGCTGATCGATCCGTGGGGCGTCGCATGGGCCGGCAACGGCACCGACGTGTTCGTCAGCGATCGCACGAAGGACCGCATCTATCGCCTGGTCAACGGCAAGGTGCAGGACTTCGCGGGCGAGCGCGCCTCCGAAACGCCGATGGGCAGCAATGGCGACTATGGTCCGGCAAGCAAGGCGGTCATGGACCCGTATGGCATCACCACGGACAGCTTGGGCCTGGGCATGTTCGTGGCCGACTACGGCAACCATCGCTTGCGTTACATCGACGTCTACGGCGACATCACCACCGTGGCGGGCAACGGCGCGTCGGGTTTCAGTGGCGACGGTGGGCCGAGTGCGTTCGCGCAGTTGTCGTATCCCAATTCGGTCGCGGTCGACCTCGAAGGCATCACCTACGTCAGCGACGTGGGCAATCGCCGCATCCGCAGGATCGACCTGGACGGCATCATCACCACCTTTGCCGGCAACGGCAGCAGCGTGCAGAGCGGCGACGGCGGTCCGGCGACGCAGGCGGGCCTGGGCGTCGTGCGCTACATCGCGGTGGACAAGACCGGCCTGTATGTCGTGGCGGACGGCACGCTGCGCCGCATCGCGCCGAACGGCATGATCCATACCTTCGGCAACATCCCCGAGAACCTGCAAGGCATCGCCATCCGCAACGGCACGCTGTACGCGGCCTCGCGCAGCGGCCGGGTGCTGAAGATCTCGCTCGTGCCGTTCCAGCGCAACAACCAGGATTTCGACGGTGACGGCCGCGCGGACCTGTTCTGGCGCAACACCACCACCGGCCAGAACACGCTGTGGAAATCGGGGAATGCCGCGACGCAGCAGGCGATGCTGGGTGTCACGAACCAGGCGTGGAAGGTCGTGGGCATCGGCGACTTCAACGGCGACGGCCGCGCGGACCTTGCGTGGCGCAACACGACCGATGGCCAGAACACGATCTGGTTGTCGGGCAACAGTGCGACGCAACGCGGCATGGCCCGCGTCGCGGACCAGGGCTGGACGGTGATGGGCGTCGGCGACTTCAATAAGGACGGTCGCGACGACCTGTTCTGGCGCAACACGCGCACGGGGCAGAACTGCCTCTGGTATTCGGGCGATGCCAAGACGCAGGTGATGGCGGCCGGCAATGCGGACCTCGCGTGGCGGGTTGCCGGCACGGGCGACGTGGACGGCGATCGCGCCGACGACGTGGTGTGGCACAACACGGCCACGGGCGAGAACATCATCTGGCGCTCGGGCACGACCGCCAAGGTCCAGGGCATGCTCGGCGTGACGAACCTGGCATGGGACATCACCGCCGTCGGCGATGTCGACAACGACGGCAAGGCCGACGTGGTCTGGCGCAACACCAGCACCGGCCAGGGCACGATCTGGCTGGCCGCGCATACCGACACGCAACGCGGCCTGCCGGCCGTGACCGACCGGAACTGGAAGGTCGTGCGCGTCGCCGATTTCGATGGCGACGGTCGCGCGGACCTGTTCTGGCGCAACGTGCGCACGGGCCAGGACGTGGTGTGGCGCTCGGCGAACGGCAGCACCACCACGCCCACGTCCGCAGTGACCAATCTCGCGTGGACGATCATGCCCGCGCGCCCCTGA
- a CDS encoding TldD/PmbA family protein, which translates to MDRRTFLTMSGVGVAGLMLPFGRAIAAEALVVPLDVARKKTLADAALQAATSAGASYCDVRIGRYLRQFVITREDKVENVVNTESTGIGVRVLVNGAWGFAATNDLTSQGAVKAAQQAAAIAKANSKMQTTPVQLAKTPGVGEVAWKTPIVKNSMEVPLKDKVDLLLGVNAAAINAGADFVNSMLFLVNEQKYFASTDGSYIDQDVHRIWAPMTATAIDKATGKFRTRDGLSSPMGMGFEYLDGAQSGKFVSPNGVVNYGLSYDMKEDAIASAKQARAKLTAPSVKPGKYDLVLDPSHTWLTIHESIGHPTELDRVLGYEANYAGTSFATLDKRTNKFQYGSPNVTVFADKLQKGSLGAVGYDDEGVKTKRWDLIKDGVLVDYQTIRDQAHILGKTESDGCCYADSWSSVQFQRMANVSMAPGKGKLSVADMIKDVENGIYIIGDGSFSIDQQRYNAQFGGQLFYEIKDGKITHQIEDVAYQIRTPEFWNACVAVCDESDYRLGGSFFDGKGQPGQVSAVSHGSSTARFNGINVINTARNLG; encoded by the coding sequence GTGGATAGACGCACGTTCCTCACGATGTCAGGCGTCGGCGTGGCCGGCCTGATGCTGCCCTTCGGGCGCGCCATCGCCGCCGAGGCGCTGGTGGTGCCGCTGGACGTGGCACGGAAGAAGACGCTGGCCGACGCCGCCCTGCAGGCGGCCACCTCGGCGGGCGCCTCGTATTGCGACGTGCGCATCGGGCGCTACCTGCGCCAGTTCGTGATCACGCGCGAAGACAAGGTCGAGAACGTGGTCAACACCGAGTCCACGGGCATCGGCGTGCGCGTGCTCGTCAACGGCGCGTGGGGCTTCGCGGCCACCAACGACCTGACGTCGCAGGGTGCGGTGAAGGCCGCGCAGCAGGCCGCCGCGATCGCCAAGGCCAATTCGAAGATGCAGACCACCCCCGTGCAGCTGGCCAAGACGCCGGGCGTGGGCGAGGTCGCGTGGAAGACGCCGATCGTCAAGAACTCGATGGAAGTGCCGCTCAAGGACAAGGTCGACCTGCTGCTCGGCGTGAACGCCGCGGCGATCAACGCCGGCGCCGACTTCGTCAACTCGATGCTTTTCCTGGTCAACGAGCAGAAGTACTTCGCGTCCACCGATGGCAGCTACATCGACCAGGACGTGCACCGCATCTGGGCGCCGATGACGGCCACCGCCATCGACAAGGCCACCGGCAAGTTCCGCACGCGCGACGGCTTGTCCTCGCCGATGGGCATGGGCTTCGAATACCTCGACGGCGCGCAGTCCGGCAAGTTCGTCTCGCCCAACGGCGTGGTGAACTACGGCCTGTCCTACGACATGAAGGAAGACGCGATCGCCTCGGCCAAGCAGGCGCGCGCCAAGCTCACCGCGCCGTCGGTGAAGCCGGGCAAGTACGACCTCGTGCTCGATCCTTCGCACACCTGGCTCACCATCCACGAGTCCATCGGCCATCCGACCGAACTCGACCGCGTGCTCGGCTACGAAGCCAATTACGCGGGCACCAGCTTCGCCACGCTCGACAAGCGCACCAACAAGTTCCAGTACGGCAGCCCCAACGTCACGGTGTTCGCCGACAAGCTGCAGAAGGGCAGCCTGGGTGCGGTGGGCTACGACGACGAAGGCGTGAAGACCAAGCGCTGGGACCTGATCAAGGACGGCGTGCTGGTCGATTACCAGACCATCCGCGACCAGGCCCACATCCTGGGCAAGACCGAATCCGACGGTTGCTGCTACGCCGACTCCTGGTCCAGCGTGCAGTTCCAGCGCATGGCCAACGTGTCGATGGCGCCGGGCAAGGGCAAGCTCTCCGTCGCGGACATGATCAAGGACGTCGAGAACGGCATCTACATCATCGGCGACGGTTCGTTCTCCATCGACCAGCAGCGCTACAACGCGCAGTTCGGCGGCCAGCTGTTCTACGAAATCAAGGACGGCAAGATCACGCACCAGATCGAAGACGTGGCCTACCAGATCCGCACGCCGGAGTTCTGGAACGCGTGCGTCGCGGTCTGCGACGAAAGCGACTACCGCCTCGGTGGTTCGTTCTTCGACGGCAAGGGCCAGCCGGGCCAGGTCTCGGCGGTCTCGCACGGGTCGAGCACGGCACGCTTCAACGGCATCAACGTCATCAACACCGCCCGCAACCTCGGCTGA
- a CDS encoding TldD/PmbA family protein — protein sequence MSILTEEQAKAILDKVVALSKADQCTAQLTGSVDGNIRFALNNISTSGIVEDTELAVEVAFGSKVGVATINEFDDAALERVVRRAEDLARLAPENPEFMPAIEKQTYKPSPTFSPSIAAITPEYRAQVAADSIGPCKNEKLIAAGFLEDGQSFVAFANSKGNYGYQRATNFNYTCTVRTEDGHGSGWVGRDVKDAGEFKADDDIRIAMRKATESSEAKALEPGKYTVILEPAAAAGLISFMMNFFGAREADEGRSFLSKKGGGNKLGEQVYDPRVNFSADPWDPEAPVLPWDGEGLPREKMPIVQNGKVSALQYSRYWAKKQGKRAVGEPGNLLMSGGDKTTAQLVAGTQKGILVTRTWYIRMVDPQTVLLTGLTRDGTFYIENGVIKHPVKNFRFNESPVIMLNNIEELGKPVRVAGDESNLLMMIPPMKLRDFTFTSLSDAV from the coding sequence ATGAGCATCCTTACCGAAGAGCAGGCGAAGGCGATCCTGGACAAGGTCGTCGCCTTGTCGAAGGCCGACCAGTGCACGGCGCAGTTGACCGGTTCGGTCGACGGCAACATCCGTTTTGCGCTGAACAACATTTCCACCAGCGGCATCGTGGAAGACACCGAGCTCGCGGTCGAAGTCGCCTTCGGCAGCAAGGTCGGCGTGGCCACGATCAACGAGTTCGACGACGCCGCGCTTGAACGCGTGGTGCGCCGCGCCGAGGACCTCGCTCGACTGGCGCCGGAAAACCCGGAGTTCATGCCGGCGATCGAAAAGCAGACCTACAAGCCCAGCCCGACCTTCAGCCCGTCGATCGCGGCGATCACGCCGGAATACCGCGCGCAGGTCGCGGCCGATTCGATCGGGCCGTGCAAGAACGAAAAGCTGATCGCCGCCGGCTTCCTGGAAGACGGCCAGAGCTTCGTGGCCTTCGCCAACAGCAAGGGCAACTACGGTTACCAGCGCGCGACGAACTTCAACTACACCTGCACCGTGCGCACCGAAGACGGGCACGGCTCGGGTTGGGTGGGGCGCGACGTGAAGGACGCCGGCGAGTTCAAGGCCGACGACGACATCCGCATCGCGATGCGCAAGGCCACCGAGTCGTCCGAAGCCAAGGCGCTGGAGCCGGGCAAGTACACGGTGATCCTGGAACCGGCCGCGGCCGCGGGCCTGATCTCCTTCATGATGAATTTCTTCGGCGCGCGCGAGGCCGATGAAGGCCGCAGCTTCCTGTCGAAGAAGGGCGGCGGCAACAAGCTCGGCGAACAGGTCTACGACCCGCGCGTGAACTTCAGCGCCGATCCGTGGGATCCGGAAGCGCCGGTGCTGCCGTGGGACGGCGAAGGCCTGCCGCGCGAGAAGATGCCGATCGTGCAGAACGGCAAGGTGAGCGCGCTGCAGTACTCGCGTTATTGGGCGAAGAAGCAGGGCAAGCGTGCGGTCGGCGAGCCCGGCAACCTGCTGATGTCCGGCGGCGACAAGACCACCGCGCAGCTGGTGGCCGGCACGCAGAAGGGCATCCTGGTCACGCGCACCTGGTACATCCGCATGGTGGATCCGCAGACGGTGCTGCTCACGGGCCTGACGCGCGACGGCACGTTCTACATCGAGAACGGCGTGATCAAGCATCCGGTGAAGAACTTCCGCTTCAACGAATCGCCGGTGATCATGCTCAACAACATCGAGGAACTCGGCAAGCCGGTCCGCGTGGCGGGCGACGAGTCGAACCTGCTGATGATGATCCCGCCGATGAAGCTGCGCGACTTCACCTTCACTTCGCTCTCGGACGCCGTGTGA
- a CDS encoding DUF4159 domain-containing protein, which produces MTRSQFLRLLLLGAAGAALPPRVRAARAEYDFWFTRLKYDSGDWDVDQRMPSNLVTSLIDYTNLRVDPKEHVLALADPKMLTAPFCYMAGHKLVEFNPQERRNFERYVRNGGFVLVDDCNHDIDGLFAKSFEAQMASIFGPKALKKLPNNHPLYRSFFQFKDGPPATGFELNGWGDDLVHDYLRGIEIDGRLGVLYSNKDYGCEWDYDWRNKRFLAEDNTKFAVNIVMYALNS; this is translated from the coding sequence GTGACGCGATCGCAATTCCTCCGGCTGCTCCTCCTCGGGGCAGCCGGAGCCGCACTTCCGCCACGCGTGCGCGCGGCGCGGGCGGAGTACGACTTCTGGTTCACGCGCCTGAAGTACGACTCCGGCGACTGGGACGTGGACCAGCGCATGCCGTCCAACCTGGTCACCTCGCTGATCGACTACACCAACCTGCGCGTGGACCCGAAGGAGCACGTGCTGGCATTGGCCGATCCGAAGATGCTCACGGCGCCGTTCTGCTACATGGCCGGGCACAAGCTGGTGGAGTTCAATCCGCAGGAGCGGCGCAACTTCGAGCGGTACGTGCGCAACGGGGGCTTCGTGCTGGTCGACGATTGCAACCACGACATCGATGGCTTGTTCGCGAAGTCCTTCGAAGCGCAGATGGCCTCGATCTTCGGGCCGAAGGCCTTGAAGAAGTTGCCGAACAACCATCCGCTCTACCGCAGCTTCTTCCAGTTCAAGGACGGGCCGCCCGCAACGGGCTTCGAGTTGAACGGGTGGGGCGATGACCTCGTGCACGATTACCTGCGCGGGATCGAGATTGACGGCCGGCTCGGCGTGCTCTACAGCAACAAGGATTATGGTTGCGAGTGGGACTACGACTGGCGCAACAAACGCTTCCTGGCCGAGGACAACACCAAGTTCGCGGTCAACATCGTCATGTATGCATTGAACAGCTGA
- a CDS encoding MoxR family ATPase: MNDAVTEADLKAQLAHLSTLRAAIAQAIVGQEAVVEQLLIGLLAGGHCLLEGVPGLGKTLLVRSLGQALALQFRRVQFTPDLMPSDILGTELLEEDHGTGHRHFRFQPGPIFTNLLLADELNRTPPKTQAALLEAMQERTVSYAGVTHALPSPFFVLATQNPLEQAGTYPLPEAQLDRFLLHIRVEYPSEREEYDILAQTTGTSTAQVPQVMHGEEVLALQARVREVHLGPDLMGWITRLVRASRPGEHAPAEIRNWVKWGAGPRAGQSLVLAAKARALLHGRLAATREDILALAAPVMRHRLLLSFAAEAEQKSSDDVIAALLRSVPFNA; this comes from the coding sequence ATGAACGACGCCGTCACCGAAGCCGACCTGAAAGCGCAGCTTGCGCACCTGTCCACGCTGCGCGCTGCGATCGCGCAGGCGATCGTCGGGCAGGAGGCCGTGGTCGAACAATTGCTGATCGGTTTGCTTGCCGGCGGGCATTGTTTGCTCGAAGGCGTCCCGGGCCTGGGCAAGACGCTGCTGGTGCGTTCGCTCGGGCAGGCACTGGCGTTGCAGTTCCGCCGCGTGCAATTCACGCCCGACCTGATGCCGAGCGACATCCTCGGCACCGAGTTGCTGGAAGAAGACCATGGCACCGGGCATCGGCATTTCCGTTTCCAGCCGGGGCCGATCTTCACCAACCTGTTGCTGGCCGATGAATTGAACCGCACGCCGCCGAAGACGCAGGCCGCGTTGCTGGAAGCGATGCAGGAACGCACGGTGAGCTACGCCGGCGTGACGCATGCGCTGCCGTCGCCGTTCTTCGTGCTCGCCACGCAGAATCCGCTGGAGCAGGCCGGCACGTATCCCTTGCCGGAAGCGCAGCTCGATCGCTTCCTGCTGCACATCCGCGTCGAATATCCGAGCGAGCGCGAGGAGTACGACATCCTGGCGCAGACCACCGGTACGTCGACCGCGCAGGTGCCGCAGGTGATGCACGGCGAAGAAGTGCTGGCCTTGCAGGCACGCGTGCGCGAAGTGCACCTGGGTCCCGACCTGATGGGGTGGATCACGCGCCTGGTGCGCGCAAGCCGTCCTGGCGAGCACGCGCCCGCGGAGATCCGCAATTGGGTGAAGTGGGGCGCGGGTCCGCGCGCAGGGCAGTCGCTGGTGCTCGCCGCGAAGGCGCGTGCCCTGCTGCACGGGCGCCTGGCGGCCACGCGCGAGGACATCCTTGCGCTCGCCGCACCCGTGATGCGCCATCGTCTCCTGCTGTCCTTCGCGGCGGAAGCCGAGCAGAAGAGCTCGGACGATGTGATTGCCGCGCTGCTGCGCAGCGTGCCGTTCAACGCCTGA